One genomic window of Hippocampus zosterae strain Florida chromosome 12, ASM2543408v3, whole genome shotgun sequence includes the following:
- the LOC127611578 gene encoding phospholipid-transporting ATPase IH-like isoform X3, whose translation MDFSRLRNIISRYCVGEENWVDNRTVYIGHKEPPPGAEAYIPQRYPDNRIVSSKYTFWNFIPKNLFEQFRRIANFYFLVIFLVQLIIDTPTSPVTSGLPLFFVITVTAIKQGYEDWLRHKADCSINECPVDVVQRGKAARTQSHKLRVGDIVVVREDETFPCDLILLSSSRQDGTCYVTTASLDGESSHKTYYAIPDTMAFRTDQEVDSLHATIECEQPQPDLYKFVGRINIYKNKEEPVARPLGAENLLLRGATLKNTQHIYAVAIYTGMETKMALNYQSKSQKRSAVEKSMNAFLIVYLCILISKAVVNTVLKYAWQWSPDRDEPWYNHRTENERHRHVVVRAFTDFLAFTVLFNYIIPVSMYVTVEMQKFLGSYFITWDEEMFDEELGEGAQVNTSDLNEELGQVQYVFTDKTGTLTENNMEFIECCVDGNVYIPHAICNGQILSAASSIDMIDSSPGGYRREHEDLFFRALCLCHTVQVKEEVTVDGIKKGIHQGRPTSFYISSSPDEVALVEGMKRLGYTYLRLKDNYMEILNKDDEIERFELLHVLNFDSVRRRMSVIVRASSGEYLLFCKGADSAIFPLVISGKVEQVKARVEQNAVEGLRTLCVAYKRLSESEYQEACRHLTDAKLALQEREQRLAEAYDVIERDFVLLGATAVEDRLQEKASDTIESLHKAGMKVWVLTGDKMETAAATCYASKLFRRSTQILELTKKRTEEQSLHDVLFELNRTVLRQRSISGLSVDCLDFGLIIDGATLSAVLTSKQDGGASHGSYREIFLEICRNCSAVLCCRMAPLQKAQIVKLIKASKERPITLAVGDGANDVSMILEAHVGIGIMGKEGRQAARNSDYAIPKFKHLKKMLLVHGHYYYIRIAELVQYFFYKNVCFIFPQFLYQFFCGFSQQPLYDTAYLTLYNISFTSLPILLYSLVEKHVTMETLKREPSLYRDIAKNSLLRWPVFLYWTCLGVFDAIVFFFGAYFLFDNTTFTSNGQLMTTNTQMMFGNWTFGTLVFTVLVFTVTLKLALDTHHWTWINHFVIWGSLLFYVIFSLLWGGIIWPFLNYQRMYYVFMQMLSSGPAWLSIILLITVSLLPDVIKKVLCRAMCPTATERAQSTPCPCLTVEPSTIFMLSQSSSRMSF comes from the exons TGTGTGGGGGAGGAGAACTGGGTCGACAATCGGACGGTCTACATCGGTCATAAAGAACCCCCTCCGGGAGCTGAGGCCTACATCCCTCAGCGTTACCCCGACAACCGTATTGTGTCCTCAAAG taCACCTTCTGGAACTTCATCCCCAAGAACTTGTTTGAACAGTTCCGAAGAATTGCCAACTTTTACTTTTTGGTCATCTTTCTTGTCCAG CTCATCATCGACACCCCCACCAGCCCAGTCACCAGTGGGCTGCCCCTGTTCTTTGTTATCACAGTAACTGCCATCAAGCAG GGCTACGAGGATTGGCTGCGGCACAAAGCCGACTGCTCCATCAATGAGTGTCCAGTGGACGTGGTGCAGCGGGGGAAGGCGGCGAGGACGCAGAGTCACAAGCTGAGG GTGGGCGACATTGTGGTGGTGAGGGAGGATGAAACGTTCCCATGTGACCTCATCCTGCTCTCCTCCAGCCGACAAGATGGCACCTGCTACGTCACCACCGCCAGCCTGGATGGGGAATCCAGTCACAAG ACTTACTACGCCATACCAGATACCATGGCCTTTAGGACGGACCAGGAAGTGGATTCCCTACATGCCACCATTGAATGTGAACAGCCGCAGCCTGACCTCTACAA ATTTGTGGGACGTATCAATATTTACAAGAACAAAGAAGAGCCTGTTGCTAG ACCACTTGGTGCTGAGAATTTACTACTCAGAGGCGCAACACTGAAGAACACACAGCATATTTATG CTGTTGCCATCTACACTGGCATGGAGACCAAGATGGCGCTCAATTACCAGTCGAAATCGCAGAAGCGTTCTGCTGTGGAAAA GTCTATGAATGCCTTTCTGATTGTCTATCTGTGCATCCTGATCAGTAAAGCGGTCGTCAACACTGTTCTCAAATATGCCTGGCAGTGGTCCCCAGACCGCGACGAGCCCTGGTACAACCACAGAACGGAGAACGAGCGACATCGACACGTG GTGGTCCGAGCTTTCACCGACTTCTTGGCCTTTACCGTCTTATTCAATTACATCATTCCCGTGTCCATGTACGTCACGGTGGAGATGCAGAAATTCCTGGGCTCCTATTTTATCACGTGGGATGAGGAGATGTTCGATGAAGAGTTGGGAGAAGGAGCTCAGGTCAACACGTCTGACCTTAACGAGGAGCTGGGTCAG GTGCAATATGTTTTCACTGATAAGACGGGCACTCTGACGGAGAACAACATGGAGTTCATCGAATGCTGCGTCGATGGGAATGTTTACATTCCGCACGCCATATGCAACGGGCAAATTCTCAGCGCCGCCTCCAGCATCGACATGATCGATTCCTCACCTGGTGGATACCGCAGA GAGCATGAGGACCTGTTTTTCCGGGCATTGTGTCTGTGTCACACGGTTCAAGTGAAggaggaagtgactgtggacggCATCAAAAAGGGCATCCATCAGGGCCGGCCCACCTCCTTCTACATCTCCTCTTCCCCGGATGAGGTGGCTTTGGTGGAGGGAATGAAAAG GCTGGGCTACACCTACCTAAGACTGAAAGACAACTACATGGAGATTTTGAACAAAGACGATGAGATTGAAAG GTTTGAGCTCCTTCATGTGCTCAACTTTGACTCTGTGAGGAGGAGAATGAGCGTCATTGTTCGGGCGAGCTCAG GGGAATACTTGCTCTTCTGCAAGGGCGCCGACTCTGCCATTTTTCCTCTGGTGATCTCTGGCAAGGTGGAGCAAGTGAAGGCGCGGGTGGAGCAAAATGCTGTG GAGGGCCTGCGAACGCTGTGCGTGGCATACAAGAGGCTGTCGGAGTCCGAGTACCAAGAGGCGTGTCGGCATCTGACAGATGCTAAGCTGGCCCTGCAGGAGAGAGAGCAGAGACTGGCTGAGGCTTATGATGTCATCGAAAGAGACTTTGTGCTCCTGGGTGCCACGGCGGTGGAGGACAG GCTCCAGGAGAAGGCGTCAGACACCATTGAATCGCTGCACAAAGCGGGAATGAAAGTTTGGGTTCTGACTGGCGACAAAATGGAGACGGCGGCGGCCACCTGCTATGCCAGCAAACTCTTCCGCCGCAGCACTCAGATCCTGGAGCTGACCAAGAAGCGCACGGAAGAGCAGAGTCTGCACGATGTTCTTTTTGAGCTCAACAGGACCGTTCTCAGGCAGAGATCCATTTCTGG GTTGTCTGTCGACTGCCTGGATTTCGGTCTGATCATCGACGGGGCCACGCTGTCGGCCGTCCTCACGTCCAAGCAGGACGGCGgcgccagccacggcagctacCGCGAGATCTTCCTGGAGATCTGTCGCAACTGCAGCGCTGTGCTGTGCTGTCGCATGGCGCCGCTGCAGAAGGCGCAG ATCGTGAAGCTGATCAAGGCCTCCAAGGAGCGCCCAATTACCCTGGCTGTTGGCGATGGAGCCAATGATGTCAGCATGATTTTAGAAGCACACGTGGGCATCG GGATAATGGGCAAAGAGGGTCGCCAGGCTGCCAGGAACAGCGACTACGCCATCCCCAAATTCAAACATTTGAAGAAAATGCTGCTGGTTCACGGCCACTACTACTACATTCGCATCGCCGAGCTCGTCCAGTACTTCTTCTACAAG AATGTATGCTTCATCTTCCCGCAGTTCCTGTATCAGTTCTTCTGCGGCTTCTCCCAGCAG CCTCTGTACGACACGGCCTATTTGACCTTGTACAACATCAGCTTCACGTCACTGCCCATCCTCCTCTACAGTCTGGTGGAGAAGCATGTCACCATGGAAACGCTTAAACGAGAACCCTCCTTGTACAG GGACATCGCCAAGAACTCCCTCCTCCGCTGGCCAGTCTTCCTGTACTGGACATGCCTGGGCGTGTTTGACGCcatcgtcttcttcttcggtgCCTACTTCCTGTTTGACAACACCACCTTCACCAGCAATGGCCAG CTCATGACCACCAACACGCAGATG ATGTTTGGCAACTGGACCTTTGGGACTCTTGTTTTCACAGTGCTGGTGTTCACCGTGACACTTAAG CTCGCCTTGGACACGCACCACTGGACATGGATCAATCATTTTGTCATCTGGGGCTCTCTACTTTTCTACGTGATCTTCTCTCTTCTCTGGGGTGGCATCATTTG GCCCTTTCTCAACTACCAGAGGATGTATTATGTCTTCATGCAAATGTTATccagcgggccggcctggcttAGCATCATCCTGCTTATCACAGTCAGTCTGCTTCCTGATGTCATCAAGAAGGTCCTCTGCAGGGCTATGTGCCCCACAGCTACAGAGCGTGCTCAG TCCACACCTTGCCCGTGCCTTACCGTGGAGCCCTCCACCATCTTCATGCTTTCTCAGTCATCCAGCAGAATGAGTTTCTGA
- the LOC127611578 gene encoding phospholipid-transporting ATPase IH-like isoform X4 gives MDFSRLRNIISRYCVGEENWVDNRTVYIGHKEPPPGAEAYIPQRYPDNRIVSSKYTFWNFIPKNLFEQFRRIANFYFLVIFLVQLIIDTPTSPVTSGLPLFFVITVTAIKQGYEDWLRHKADCSINECPVDVVQRGKAARTQSHKLRVGDIVVVREDETFPCDLILLSSSRQDGTCYVTTASLDGESSHKTYYAIPDTMAFRTDQEVDSLHATIECEQPQPDLYKFVGRINIYKNKEEPVARPLGAENLLLRGATLKNTQHIYAVAIYTGMETKMALNYQSKSQKRSAVEKSMNAFLIVYLCILISKAVVNTVLKYAWQWSPDRDEPWYNHRTENERHRHVVVRAFTDFLAFTVLFNYIIPVSMYVTVEMQKFLGSYFITWDEEMFDEELGEGAQVNTSDLNEELGQVQYVFTDKTGTLTENNMEFIECCVDGNVYIPHAICNGQILSAASSIDMIDSSPGGYRREHEDLFFRALCLCHTVQVKEEVTVDGIKKGIHQGRPTSFYISSSPDEVALVEGMKRLGYTYLRLKDNYMEILNKDDEIERFELLHVLNFDSVRRRMSVIVRASSGEYLLFCKGADSAIFPLVISGKVEQVKARVEQNAVEGLRTLCVAYKRLSESEYQEACRHLTDAKLALQEREQRLAEAYDVIERDFVLLGATAVEDRLQEKASDTIESLHKAGMKVWVLTGDKMETAAATCYASKLFRRSTQILELTKKRTEEQSLHDVLFELNRTVLRQRSISGLSVDCLDFGLIIDGATLSAVLTSKQDGGASHGSYREIFLEICRNCSAVLCCRMAPLQKAQIVKLIKASKERPITLAVGDGANDVSMILEAHVGIGIMGKEGRQAARNSDYAIPKFKHLKKMLLVHGHYYYIRIAELVQYFFYKNVCFIFPQFLYQFFCGFSQQPLYDTAYLTLYNISFTSLPILLYSLVEKHVTMETLKREPSLYRDIAKNSLLRWPVFLYWTCLGVFDAIVFFFGAYFLFDNTTFTSNGQMFGNWTFGTLVFTVLVFTVTLKLALDTHHWTWINHFVIWGSLLFYVIFSLLWGGIIWPFLNYQRMYYVFMQMLSSGPAWLSIILLITVSLLPDVIKKVLCRAMCPTATERAQSTPCPCLTVEPSTIFMLSQSSSRMSF, from the exons TGTGTGGGGGAGGAGAACTGGGTCGACAATCGGACGGTCTACATCGGTCATAAAGAACCCCCTCCGGGAGCTGAGGCCTACATCCCTCAGCGTTACCCCGACAACCGTATTGTGTCCTCAAAG taCACCTTCTGGAACTTCATCCCCAAGAACTTGTTTGAACAGTTCCGAAGAATTGCCAACTTTTACTTTTTGGTCATCTTTCTTGTCCAG CTCATCATCGACACCCCCACCAGCCCAGTCACCAGTGGGCTGCCCCTGTTCTTTGTTATCACAGTAACTGCCATCAAGCAG GGCTACGAGGATTGGCTGCGGCACAAAGCCGACTGCTCCATCAATGAGTGTCCAGTGGACGTGGTGCAGCGGGGGAAGGCGGCGAGGACGCAGAGTCACAAGCTGAGG GTGGGCGACATTGTGGTGGTGAGGGAGGATGAAACGTTCCCATGTGACCTCATCCTGCTCTCCTCCAGCCGACAAGATGGCACCTGCTACGTCACCACCGCCAGCCTGGATGGGGAATCCAGTCACAAG ACTTACTACGCCATACCAGATACCATGGCCTTTAGGACGGACCAGGAAGTGGATTCCCTACATGCCACCATTGAATGTGAACAGCCGCAGCCTGACCTCTACAA ATTTGTGGGACGTATCAATATTTACAAGAACAAAGAAGAGCCTGTTGCTAG ACCACTTGGTGCTGAGAATTTACTACTCAGAGGCGCAACACTGAAGAACACACAGCATATTTATG CTGTTGCCATCTACACTGGCATGGAGACCAAGATGGCGCTCAATTACCAGTCGAAATCGCAGAAGCGTTCTGCTGTGGAAAA GTCTATGAATGCCTTTCTGATTGTCTATCTGTGCATCCTGATCAGTAAAGCGGTCGTCAACACTGTTCTCAAATATGCCTGGCAGTGGTCCCCAGACCGCGACGAGCCCTGGTACAACCACAGAACGGAGAACGAGCGACATCGACACGTG GTGGTCCGAGCTTTCACCGACTTCTTGGCCTTTACCGTCTTATTCAATTACATCATTCCCGTGTCCATGTACGTCACGGTGGAGATGCAGAAATTCCTGGGCTCCTATTTTATCACGTGGGATGAGGAGATGTTCGATGAAGAGTTGGGAGAAGGAGCTCAGGTCAACACGTCTGACCTTAACGAGGAGCTGGGTCAG GTGCAATATGTTTTCACTGATAAGACGGGCACTCTGACGGAGAACAACATGGAGTTCATCGAATGCTGCGTCGATGGGAATGTTTACATTCCGCACGCCATATGCAACGGGCAAATTCTCAGCGCCGCCTCCAGCATCGACATGATCGATTCCTCACCTGGTGGATACCGCAGA GAGCATGAGGACCTGTTTTTCCGGGCATTGTGTCTGTGTCACACGGTTCAAGTGAAggaggaagtgactgtggacggCATCAAAAAGGGCATCCATCAGGGCCGGCCCACCTCCTTCTACATCTCCTCTTCCCCGGATGAGGTGGCTTTGGTGGAGGGAATGAAAAG GCTGGGCTACACCTACCTAAGACTGAAAGACAACTACATGGAGATTTTGAACAAAGACGATGAGATTGAAAG GTTTGAGCTCCTTCATGTGCTCAACTTTGACTCTGTGAGGAGGAGAATGAGCGTCATTGTTCGGGCGAGCTCAG GGGAATACTTGCTCTTCTGCAAGGGCGCCGACTCTGCCATTTTTCCTCTGGTGATCTCTGGCAAGGTGGAGCAAGTGAAGGCGCGGGTGGAGCAAAATGCTGTG GAGGGCCTGCGAACGCTGTGCGTGGCATACAAGAGGCTGTCGGAGTCCGAGTACCAAGAGGCGTGTCGGCATCTGACAGATGCTAAGCTGGCCCTGCAGGAGAGAGAGCAGAGACTGGCTGAGGCTTATGATGTCATCGAAAGAGACTTTGTGCTCCTGGGTGCCACGGCGGTGGAGGACAG GCTCCAGGAGAAGGCGTCAGACACCATTGAATCGCTGCACAAAGCGGGAATGAAAGTTTGGGTTCTGACTGGCGACAAAATGGAGACGGCGGCGGCCACCTGCTATGCCAGCAAACTCTTCCGCCGCAGCACTCAGATCCTGGAGCTGACCAAGAAGCGCACGGAAGAGCAGAGTCTGCACGATGTTCTTTTTGAGCTCAACAGGACCGTTCTCAGGCAGAGATCCATTTCTGG GTTGTCTGTCGACTGCCTGGATTTCGGTCTGATCATCGACGGGGCCACGCTGTCGGCCGTCCTCACGTCCAAGCAGGACGGCGgcgccagccacggcagctacCGCGAGATCTTCCTGGAGATCTGTCGCAACTGCAGCGCTGTGCTGTGCTGTCGCATGGCGCCGCTGCAGAAGGCGCAG ATCGTGAAGCTGATCAAGGCCTCCAAGGAGCGCCCAATTACCCTGGCTGTTGGCGATGGAGCCAATGATGTCAGCATGATTTTAGAAGCACACGTGGGCATCG GGATAATGGGCAAAGAGGGTCGCCAGGCTGCCAGGAACAGCGACTACGCCATCCCCAAATTCAAACATTTGAAGAAAATGCTGCTGGTTCACGGCCACTACTACTACATTCGCATCGCCGAGCTCGTCCAGTACTTCTTCTACAAG AATGTATGCTTCATCTTCCCGCAGTTCCTGTATCAGTTCTTCTGCGGCTTCTCCCAGCAG CCTCTGTACGACACGGCCTATTTGACCTTGTACAACATCAGCTTCACGTCACTGCCCATCCTCCTCTACAGTCTGGTGGAGAAGCATGTCACCATGGAAACGCTTAAACGAGAACCCTCCTTGTACAG GGACATCGCCAAGAACTCCCTCCTCCGCTGGCCAGTCTTCCTGTACTGGACATGCCTGGGCGTGTTTGACGCcatcgtcttcttcttcggtgCCTACTTCCTGTTTGACAACACCACCTTCACCAGCAATGGCCAG ATGTTTGGCAACTGGACCTTTGGGACTCTTGTTTTCACAGTGCTGGTGTTCACCGTGACACTTAAG CTCGCCTTGGACACGCACCACTGGACATGGATCAATCATTTTGTCATCTGGGGCTCTCTACTTTTCTACGTGATCTTCTCTCTTCTCTGGGGTGGCATCATTTG GCCCTTTCTCAACTACCAGAGGATGTATTATGTCTTCATGCAAATGTTATccagcgggccggcctggcttAGCATCATCCTGCTTATCACAGTCAGTCTGCTTCCTGATGTCATCAAGAAGGTCCTCTGCAGGGCTATGTGCCCCACAGCTACAGAGCGTGCTCAG TCCACACCTTGCCCGTGCCTTACCGTGGAGCCCTCCACCATCTTCATGCTTTCTCAGTCATCCAGCAGAATGAGTTTCTGA
- the LOC127611578 gene encoding phospholipid-transporting ATPase IH-like isoform X2 → MGSHPTCCKESIWVCHPLSNKLVMQCVGEENWVDNRTVYIGHKEPPPGAEAYIPQRYPDNRIVSSKYTFWNFIPKNLFEQFRRIANFYFLVIFLVQLIIDTPTSPVTSGLPLFFVITVTAIKQGYEDWLRHKADCSINECPVDVVQRGKAARTQSHKLRVGDIVVVREDETFPCDLILLSSSRQDGTCYVTTASLDGESSHKTYYAIPDTMAFRTDQEVDSLHATIECEQPQPDLYKFVGRINIYKNKEEPVARPLGAENLLLRGATLKNTQHIYAVAIYTGMETKMALNYQSKSQKRSAVEKSMNAFLIVYLCILISKAVVNTVLKYAWQWSPDRDEPWYNHRTENERHRHVVVRAFTDFLAFTVLFNYIIPVSMYVTVEMQKFLGSYFITWDEEMFDEELGEGAQVNTSDLNEELGQVQYVFTDKTGTLTENNMEFIECCVDGNVYIPHAICNGQILSAASSIDMIDSSPGGYRREHEDLFFRALCLCHTVQVKEEVTVDGIKKGIHQGRPTSFYISSSPDEVALVEGMKRLGYTYLRLKDNYMEILNKDDEIERFELLHVLNFDSVRRRMSVIVRASSGEYLLFCKGADSAIFPLVISGKVEQVKARVEQNAVEGLRTLCVAYKRLSESEYQEACRHLTDAKLALQEREQRLAEAYDVIERDFVLLGATAVEDRLQEKASDTIESLHKAGMKVWVLTGDKMETAAATCYASKLFRRSTQILELTKKRTEEQSLHDVLFELNRTVLRQRSISGLSVDCLDFGLIIDGATLSAVLTSKQDGGASHGSYREIFLEICRNCSAVLCCRMAPLQKAQIVKLIKASKERPITLAVGDGANDVSMILEAHVGIGIMGKEGRQAARNSDYAIPKFKHLKKMLLVHGHYYYIRIAELVQYFFYKNVCFIFPQFLYQFFCGFSQQPLYDTAYLTLYNISFTSLPILLYSLVEKHVTMETLKREPSLYRDIAKNSLLRWPVFLYWTCLGVFDAIVFFFGAYFLFDNTTFTSNGQMFGNWTFGTLVFTVLVFTVTLKLALDTHHWTWINHFVIWGSLLFYVIFSLLWGGIIWPFLNYQRMYYVFMQMLSSGPAWLSIILLITVSLLPDVIKKVLCRAMCPTATERAQSTPCPCLTVEPSTIFMLSQSSSRMSF, encoded by the exons TGTGTGGGGGAGGAGAACTGGGTCGACAATCGGACGGTCTACATCGGTCATAAAGAACCCCCTCCGGGAGCTGAGGCCTACATCCCTCAGCGTTACCCCGACAACCGTATTGTGTCCTCAAAG taCACCTTCTGGAACTTCATCCCCAAGAACTTGTTTGAACAGTTCCGAAGAATTGCCAACTTTTACTTTTTGGTCATCTTTCTTGTCCAG CTCATCATCGACACCCCCACCAGCCCAGTCACCAGTGGGCTGCCCCTGTTCTTTGTTATCACAGTAACTGCCATCAAGCAG GGCTACGAGGATTGGCTGCGGCACAAAGCCGACTGCTCCATCAATGAGTGTCCAGTGGACGTGGTGCAGCGGGGGAAGGCGGCGAGGACGCAGAGTCACAAGCTGAGG GTGGGCGACATTGTGGTGGTGAGGGAGGATGAAACGTTCCCATGTGACCTCATCCTGCTCTCCTCCAGCCGACAAGATGGCACCTGCTACGTCACCACCGCCAGCCTGGATGGGGAATCCAGTCACAAG ACTTACTACGCCATACCAGATACCATGGCCTTTAGGACGGACCAGGAAGTGGATTCCCTACATGCCACCATTGAATGTGAACAGCCGCAGCCTGACCTCTACAA ATTTGTGGGACGTATCAATATTTACAAGAACAAAGAAGAGCCTGTTGCTAG ACCACTTGGTGCTGAGAATTTACTACTCAGAGGCGCAACACTGAAGAACACACAGCATATTTATG CTGTTGCCATCTACACTGGCATGGAGACCAAGATGGCGCTCAATTACCAGTCGAAATCGCAGAAGCGTTCTGCTGTGGAAAA GTCTATGAATGCCTTTCTGATTGTCTATCTGTGCATCCTGATCAGTAAAGCGGTCGTCAACACTGTTCTCAAATATGCCTGGCAGTGGTCCCCAGACCGCGACGAGCCCTGGTACAACCACAGAACGGAGAACGAGCGACATCGACACGTG GTGGTCCGAGCTTTCACCGACTTCTTGGCCTTTACCGTCTTATTCAATTACATCATTCCCGTGTCCATGTACGTCACGGTGGAGATGCAGAAATTCCTGGGCTCCTATTTTATCACGTGGGATGAGGAGATGTTCGATGAAGAGTTGGGAGAAGGAGCTCAGGTCAACACGTCTGACCTTAACGAGGAGCTGGGTCAG GTGCAATATGTTTTCACTGATAAGACGGGCACTCTGACGGAGAACAACATGGAGTTCATCGAATGCTGCGTCGATGGGAATGTTTACATTCCGCACGCCATATGCAACGGGCAAATTCTCAGCGCCGCCTCCAGCATCGACATGATCGATTCCTCACCTGGTGGATACCGCAGA GAGCATGAGGACCTGTTTTTCCGGGCATTGTGTCTGTGTCACACGGTTCAAGTGAAggaggaagtgactgtggacggCATCAAAAAGGGCATCCATCAGGGCCGGCCCACCTCCTTCTACATCTCCTCTTCCCCGGATGAGGTGGCTTTGGTGGAGGGAATGAAAAG GCTGGGCTACACCTACCTAAGACTGAAAGACAACTACATGGAGATTTTGAACAAAGACGATGAGATTGAAAG GTTTGAGCTCCTTCATGTGCTCAACTTTGACTCTGTGAGGAGGAGAATGAGCGTCATTGTTCGGGCGAGCTCAG GGGAATACTTGCTCTTCTGCAAGGGCGCCGACTCTGCCATTTTTCCTCTGGTGATCTCTGGCAAGGTGGAGCAAGTGAAGGCGCGGGTGGAGCAAAATGCTGTG GAGGGCCTGCGAACGCTGTGCGTGGCATACAAGAGGCTGTCGGAGTCCGAGTACCAAGAGGCGTGTCGGCATCTGACAGATGCTAAGCTGGCCCTGCAGGAGAGAGAGCAGAGACTGGCTGAGGCTTATGATGTCATCGAAAGAGACTTTGTGCTCCTGGGTGCCACGGCGGTGGAGGACAG GCTCCAGGAGAAGGCGTCAGACACCATTGAATCGCTGCACAAAGCGGGAATGAAAGTTTGGGTTCTGACTGGCGACAAAATGGAGACGGCGGCGGCCACCTGCTATGCCAGCAAACTCTTCCGCCGCAGCACTCAGATCCTGGAGCTGACCAAGAAGCGCACGGAAGAGCAGAGTCTGCACGATGTTCTTTTTGAGCTCAACAGGACCGTTCTCAGGCAGAGATCCATTTCTGG GTTGTCTGTCGACTGCCTGGATTTCGGTCTGATCATCGACGGGGCCACGCTGTCGGCCGTCCTCACGTCCAAGCAGGACGGCGgcgccagccacggcagctacCGCGAGATCTTCCTGGAGATCTGTCGCAACTGCAGCGCTGTGCTGTGCTGTCGCATGGCGCCGCTGCAGAAGGCGCAG ATCGTGAAGCTGATCAAGGCCTCCAAGGAGCGCCCAATTACCCTGGCTGTTGGCGATGGAGCCAATGATGTCAGCATGATTTTAGAAGCACACGTGGGCATCG GGATAATGGGCAAAGAGGGTCGCCAGGCTGCCAGGAACAGCGACTACGCCATCCCCAAATTCAAACATTTGAAGAAAATGCTGCTGGTTCACGGCCACTACTACTACATTCGCATCGCCGAGCTCGTCCAGTACTTCTTCTACAAG AATGTATGCTTCATCTTCCCGCAGTTCCTGTATCAGTTCTTCTGCGGCTTCTCCCAGCAG CCTCTGTACGACACGGCCTATTTGACCTTGTACAACATCAGCTTCACGTCACTGCCCATCCTCCTCTACAGTCTGGTGGAGAAGCATGTCACCATGGAAACGCTTAAACGAGAACCCTCCTTGTACAG GGACATCGCCAAGAACTCCCTCCTCCGCTGGCCAGTCTTCCTGTACTGGACATGCCTGGGCGTGTTTGACGCcatcgtcttcttcttcggtgCCTACTTCCTGTTTGACAACACCACCTTCACCAGCAATGGCCAG ATGTTTGGCAACTGGACCTTTGGGACTCTTGTTTTCACAGTGCTGGTGTTCACCGTGACACTTAAG CTCGCCTTGGACACGCACCACTGGACATGGATCAATCATTTTGTCATCTGGGGCTCTCTACTTTTCTACGTGATCTTCTCTCTTCTCTGGGGTGGCATCATTTG GCCCTTTCTCAACTACCAGAGGATGTATTATGTCTTCATGCAAATGTTATccagcgggccggcctggcttAGCATCATCCTGCTTATCACAGTCAGTCTGCTTCCTGATGTCATCAAGAAGGTCCTCTGCAGGGCTATGTGCCCCACAGCTACAGAGCGTGCTCAG TCCACACCTTGCCCGTGCCTTACCGTGGAGCCCTCCACCATCTTCATGCTTTCTCAGTCATCCAGCAGAATGAGTTTCTGA